The following are from one region of the Pocillopora verrucosa isolate sample1 chromosome 3, ASM3666991v2, whole genome shotgun sequence genome:
- the LOC136279603 gene encoding uncharacterized protein, with protein MAVGRIFMSSAFLLCFSVPLLFSVEDAEPQHRANFSSYPWSFWDEFTSNSNEFNLDLPPVPLRADGHFAPLTRKKFSRARVAYFTNHTASFNPVEVTLVRSADVHPQPGPVKHSDSSQECHVTLAHINARFLKNRNHFILIKEVVLDKKFDILRVSESWLNSSISDIELNIPGYNIYRLDRTNKPGGSVCTSVKQNLKVECLQHLSSITSSGLHQLWLKSQAGNYRSFLICTVYRPPSSTLDCFDNELCDARTSAMPMNKPIYILGDLNCNLLNSSDPASQALVNFCMSFNLSQMITQPTRVTESSATLIDVILTSHENLIIDTKVMPSSISDRDLIYAVLKLKRKRPKPVCIMTRIFKNYQQDDFLWDISMVPWCIVDCFDDIDDRVYTLNTLFSEVLVKHAPIKKVKIRGRPSPYITDEIRELMKSRDQWRKIARRTGKPDAWTTYKNLRNDIKRKIRSAERAFAANQITSNPNNSCQLWKTIRSFIPKKSASVRSFSKDDRTVANNFNRFLRLLAKLLLTRLIHLLMIAILIFHHLCLILQFPQ; from the coding sequence ATGGCGGTCGGACGCATTTTTATGTCGTCCGCATTTCTTCTATGTTTTTCGGTTCCTCTACTGTTTTCTGTAGAGGACGCTGAGCCACAGCATAGAGCAAACTTTTCTTCGTACCCTTGGTCGTTCTGGGATGAATTTACGTCAAACTCGAATGAATTCAACCTGGATCTACCACCGGTCCCGCTGCGTGCTGATGGCCATTTTGCTCCTCTTACCCGCAAGAAATTCTCCAGGGCAAGGGTAGCATACTTTACTAACCACACAGCATCCTTTAACCCTGTGGAAGTCACCTTGGTACGAAGTGCCGATGTTCACCCTCAGCCTGGACCAGTTAAACATTCGGATTCAAGTCAAGAATGCCATGTCACCTTGGCCCATATAAACGCTCGTTTTTTGAAGAACAGAAATCACTTTATTCTTATTAAAGAAGTTGTCCTAGATAAAAAATTTGATATCCTACGTGTCAGCGAGTCTTGGCTGAACAGCTCCATATCTGACATCGAGCTCAATATTCCTGGCTACAATATTTATCGCCTTGACCGTACAAACAAACCCGGAGGTAGCGTTTGTACCTCCGTAAAACAAAACCTGAAGGTAGAATGTCTGCAACACCTATCATCTATCACAAGCTCAGGCCTCCACCAGCTGTGGCTTAAAAGTCAAGCAGGCAACTACAGATCCTTCCTTATATGTACAGTTTATAGACCTCCGTCTTCGACTCTTGATTGCTTCGACAACGAGCTATGTGATGCCCGAACCTCGGCGATGCCAATGAATAAGCCTATTTACATCCTGGGTGACCTAAACTGCAACTTGTTAAACTCATCTGATCCTGCTTCTCAAGCCCTCGTCAATTTCTGTATGTCCTTTAATTTATCTCAGATGATAACACAACCAACAAGGGTCACAGAGTCGTCTGCAACCTTGATTGATGTTATCCTGACCTCACATGAAAACTTAATAATCGACACAAAAGTCATGCCTTCTTCCATCAGCGACCGCGATTTAATCTATGCCGTACTTAAACTCAAAAGGAAACGTCCTAAGCCAGTATGTATCATGACAAGAATTTTCAAGAACTACCAGCAAGATGATTTTCTCTGGGATATTTCAATGGTTCCTTGGTGCATCGTCGATTGTTTTGATGATATTGACGACCGCGTCTACACTCTTAACACATTATTCAGTGAAGTCCTTGTCAAACACGCACCAATCAAAAAAGTCAAGATTCGAGGAAGACCTAGCCCTTACATAACTGACGAGATCAGAGAGCTCATGAAATCTAGGGACCAGTGGAGAAAGATAGCAAGAAGAACAGGTAAACCAGATGCTTGGACCACCTATAAAAACCTTAGGAATGACatcaagagaaaaataagatCAGCTGAGCGCGCTTTCGCCGCGAACCAGATCACAAGCAATCCCAACAACTCATGCCAGTTGTGGAAGACTATTCGATCTTTCATTCCAAAAAAGTCTGCCAGCGTGAGATCATTTAGCAAAGATGACAGGACCGTCGCAAACAATTTTAATCGGTTCTTACGTCTGTTGGCCAAGTTGCTGTTGACAAGATTAATTCACTTGCTAATGATTGCAATTTTGATCTTTCACCACCTGTGCCTGATCCTGCAATTTCCCCAGTGA
- the LOC131784423 gene encoding uncharacterized protein produces MADLPKDRVTPAPPFTYTGVDYFGPYMIKEGRKGLKRYGCLFTCLASRAVHIETANSLETDSFIQALRRFIARRGPIREIRSDNGTNFVGAKTELQQAVYEMNNEQIRSRLHLEGTDWIFNPPSASHMGGIWERQIRTTRKVLTVLLHEHGSRLDDESFRTLLCEVEAIINSRPLTFASSDPDDLNPLSPSNLLTMKTSVVLPPAGVFQRADVYMRRRWRRVQYLANLFWTRWKREYLPTLQPRSKWNSPKRNLAVGDVVLLKDDNCPRSVWPMGRVISAESDKKGLVRMVHLKTQTSQLRRPVDKVVLLLAKEEQSCLDNEQ; encoded by the coding sequence ATGGCTGACTTGCCTAAAGACCGAGTGACTCCAGCCCCGCCATTTACGTATACTGGCGTGGATTACTTCGGTCCGTACATGATCAAAGAAGGTCGAAAGGGACTCAAACGGTACGGATGccttttcacatgtttagcAAGTAGAGCAGTGCATATTGAGACCGCCAATTCTCTCGAAACAGATTCATTTATCCAGGCTCTGAGGCGATTTATTGCTCGTCGTGGGCCTATCCGAGAGATCCGGAGCGACAACGGAACAAATTTTGTAGGCGCCAAGACAGAGTTACAGCAAGCAGTTTACGAAATGAACAACGAGCAAATCAGAAGCAGGCTGCATCTAGAGGGTACAGATTGGATTTTCAACCCACCGAGTGCCAGCCACATGGGCGGCATTTGGGAGCGGCAGATTCGCACTACCCGCAAAGTACTCACTGTTCTACTCCATGAGCATGGCTCCCGTCTGGATGACGAATCCTTTAGAACTCTACTATGTGAAGTTGAAGCTATCATTAACTCGAGACCGCTAACATTCGCTTCGAGTGATCCCGATGACCTCAACCCACTAAGTCCCAGCAATCTCCTGACGATGAAAACCAGCGTTGTACTTCCCCCAGCAGGAGTTTTTCAACGCGCAGATGTCTATATGAGGCGGCGCTGGCGGAGAGTGCAGTACTTGGCAAACTTATTTTGGACGCGTTGGAAGAGAGAATATCTCCCAACTCTCCAACCTCGTTCGAAGTGGAACAGTCCCAAACGGAATCTAGCTGTCGGAGACGTTGTCCTGTTGAAAGACGACAACTGCCCGAGGAGTGTTTGGCCGATGGGACGAGTCATAAGCGCGGAATCAGACAAGAAGGGGTTGGTGCGCATGGTTCATTTGAAGACCCAAACCTCCCAACTACGCAGACCAGTTGACAAGGTTGTCCTCTTGCTAGCTAAGGAAGAACAATCGTGCCTCGATAATGAACAATGA